One window of the Nitrospirota bacterium genome contains the following:
- a CDS encoding YgiT-type zinc finger protein, producing MKTRVTGYDYGECEICDTPLQERYIKQDFWIHGELIVVEGVPAGVCPRCGEKVVRAAVGQWVIKTLENSERIAKAPRISVPTIIFDAEEAKV from the coding sequence ATGAAGACAAGAGTTACAGGATATGATTACGGAGAATGTGAAATTTGCGATACCCCTTTGCAAGAGAGGTATATCAAACAGGATTTCTGGATTCATGGAGAACTAATTGTTGTGGAAGGCGTGCCTGCCGGAGTATGTCCCAGATGTGGAGAGAAAGTTGTAAGGGCTGCCGTGGGGCAATGGGTTATAAAGACACTGGAAAATTCAGAGCGAATCGCAAAGGCCCCAAGGATTTCGGTTCCAACTATTATTTTTGATGCAGAGGAAGCAAAAGTTTAA
- a CDS encoding DUF4258 domain-containing protein, whose protein sequence is MAIIDVIREKLRNQEYEFALPHFFEELANDNLIFADIEMAITNGEINRKFTRDPRGTRYEVVGPATDGRKIAVICRIKSTGKLLLITTYALEERK, encoded by the coding sequence TTGGCTATTATTGATGTAATTAGAGAAAAACTAAGGAATCAGGAATATGAATTTGCTCTTCCACACTTCTTTGAAGAGTTGGCGAATGATAATCTTATTTTTGCAGATATTGAAATGGCCATTACCAATGGAGAAATAAATCGGAAGTTTACCAGAGACCCCAGAGGAACACGTTATGAGGTTGTTGGCCCTGCAACAGACGGAAGAAAGATCGCTGTCATTTGCAGAATCAAGAGCACAGGAAAACTATTATTAATCACAACGTATGCTTTGGAGGAGCGAAAATGA